In one window of Pseudoalteromonas espejiana DSM 9414 DNA:
- the rnc gene encoding ribonuclease III, protein MKKNVTELYNRIGYEFADQGLLEQAMTHRSHKGQHNERLEFLGDSILSFVIANALYDKFPKAREGDLSRMRSTLVRGQTLAEFGLEFGLGDYLRLGPGELKSGGFRRESTLADAVEAIIGAVFLDSDIDRCGDLILAWYESRLDAISPGLNQKDPKTLLQEYLQARKLSLPGYTVVDTKGQAHNQTFTVECIVEGMDSIISVGSSRRKAEQKAAEKALKILKNES, encoded by the coding sequence ATGAAAAAAAATGTAACAGAATTATATAACAGAATTGGCTACGAATTTGCTGATCAAGGTTTACTTGAACAGGCAATGACGCACCGCAGTCACAAAGGTCAACACAACGAGCGCTTAGAGTTTTTAGGCGATTCAATTTTGAGTTTTGTTATTGCAAATGCATTGTACGACAAATTCCCAAAAGCCAGAGAAGGCGACTTAAGCCGTATGCGCTCTACACTTGTACGCGGTCAAACGCTGGCTGAATTTGGGCTTGAGTTTGGTTTGGGCGATTACTTACGCTTAGGTCCAGGCGAGCTTAAAAGTGGCGGCTTTAGACGTGAATCTACACTTGCTGATGCCGTAGAAGCAATTATTGGTGCTGTGTTTTTAGACTCAGATATCGACCGTTGTGGTGATTTAATTTTAGCGTGGTACGAATCTCGACTTGATGCTATTTCACCAGGGCTTAATCAAAAAGATCCGAAGACCCTGCTGCAAGAGTATCTACAGGCCCGTAAATTATCTTTACCAGGCTACACAGTTGTTGATACCAAAGGCCAAGCGCATAATCAAACGTTCACGGTTGAATGTATAGTTGAAGGTATGGATAGCATTATTTCTGTTGGTAGCTCGCGCCGCAAGGCCGAACAAAAAGCTGCTGAAAAAGCATTGAAGATACTTAAAAATGAATCTTGA
- the lepA gene encoding translation elongation factor 4: MKHIRNFSIIAHIDHGKSTLSDRLIQVCGGLTDREMQKQVLDSMDIERERGITIKAQSVTLNYKANDGETYQLNFIDTPGHVDFTYEVSRSLAACEGALLVVDAGQGVEAQTLANCYTAIEMDLEVIPVLNKIDLPQADPLRVAEEIEDIIGIDALDAVQCSAKTGVGIAEVLEMIVKDIPPPEGEKDEPLQALIIDSWFDPYQGVVSLVRIKHGELRAGDKIKIMSNEHVHTADHVGIFTPKQTNTGILRTGEVGFVIAGIKEIHGAPVGDTITHQKNAAPARLPGFQKIKPQVYAGMFPIASDDYESFRDALNKLSLNDASLFFEPENSTALGFGFRCGFLGMLHMEIIQERLEREYDIDLITTAPTVIYEVVTKEGTTQIDNPSDLPAVNDILEIREPVVEANILVPQEFLGSVITLCVEKRGMQTKMSYHGKQVAVTYELPMAEVVMDFFDKLKSTSRGFASLDYNFKHFQTSDMVRVDILINGERVDALAIIVHRDSAQSRGRQLADALKELIPRQMFDIAIQAAIGQHVIARTTVKQLRKNVIAKCYGGDVSRKKKLLQKQKDGKKRMKQLGNVEVPQEAFLAILKVGK, translated from the coding sequence ATGAAGCATATCCGTAATTTTTCGATAATCGCCCATATTGACCATGGTAAATCGACCCTTTCTGATCGTCTGATCCAGGTTTGTGGTGGCTTAACAGACCGCGAAATGCAAAAGCAGGTTTTAGATTCAATGGACATTGAGCGTGAGCGTGGTATTACCATTAAAGCGCAAAGTGTAACGTTGAACTATAAAGCGAACGATGGCGAAACCTACCAGCTTAACTTTATCGATACCCCAGGACACGTTGACTTTACTTATGAAGTTTCGCGTTCTCTTGCGGCTTGTGAAGGCGCATTATTAGTAGTAGATGCTGGCCAAGGCGTAGAAGCCCAAACACTAGCTAACTGTTACACCGCAATAGAAATGGACCTAGAAGTAATACCTGTTTTAAACAAAATAGATTTACCGCAGGCCGATCCGCTTCGTGTTGCTGAAGAAATTGAAGATATTATTGGTATTGATGCCCTTGATGCTGTGCAGTGTAGTGCTAAAACGGGTGTGGGTATTGCTGAAGTACTTGAAATGATTGTAAAGGACATTCCGCCACCAGAAGGCGAGAAAGACGAACCTTTACAAGCGCTTATTATTGATTCGTGGTTTGACCCATACCAAGGTGTTGTATCACTAGTGCGTATAAAACACGGTGAATTACGTGCTGGCGATAAAATTAAAATAATGTCAAATGAGCATGTTCACACTGCTGATCACGTAGGTATTTTTACCCCTAAACAAACTAATACAGGTATTTTACGTACCGGCGAAGTAGGGTTTGTTATTGCAGGTATTAAAGAAATTCACGGTGCACCAGTTGGTGATACTATTACGCATCAAAAAAATGCAGCGCCAGCGCGCTTACCGGGCTTTCAAAAAATTAAGCCACAGGTTTATGCGGGTATGTTCCCAATCGCATCAGATGATTATGAATCGTTCCGTGATGCACTTAATAAATTAAGCTTAAACGATGCGTCGTTATTCTTTGAACCAGAGAACTCAACGGCACTTGGTTTTGGTTTCCGTTGTGGCTTTTTAGGTATGCTGCACATGGAAATTATTCAAGAACGTTTAGAGCGTGAATACGATATTGATTTAATTACCACCGCGCCTACTGTAATCTACGAAGTAGTAACTAAAGAAGGTACGACTCAGATTGATAACCCGTCTGATTTACCTGCTGTAAATGATATTTTAGAAATTCGTGAGCCAGTAGTTGAGGCTAACATACTAGTACCACAAGAGTTTTTAGGTAGCGTTATTACTTTGTGTGTTGAAAAACGTGGCATGCAAACCAAAATGAGCTATCACGGCAAGCAAGTAGCGGTAACTTATGAACTGCCTATGGCTGAAGTTGTGATGGACTTTTTTGATAAGTTAAAATCAACAAGTCGTGGTTTTGCCTCGCTTGATTACAACTTTAAGCACTTCCAAACCTCAGACATGGTACGTGTAGATATACTTATTAATGGTGAACGCGTTGATGCACTCGCTATTATTGTACACAGAGATAGCGCTCAATCACGTGGTCGTCAGCTTGCTGATGCATTAAAAGAGCTTATTCCGCGTCAAATGTTTGATATTGCGATTCAAGCTGCAATAGGACAACATGTTATTGCTCGTACTACTGTTAAACAACTACGTAAAAACGTAATTGCAAAGTGTTACGGTGGTGACGTAAGTCGTAAGAAAAAGCTACTTCAAAAGCAAAAAGATGGTAAAAAACGAATGAAGCAATTGGGTAACGTTGAAGTTCCTCAAGAAGCGTTTCTAGCTATTTTGAAAGTTGGTAAATAA
- a CDS encoding sigma-E factor negative regulatory protein, producing the protein MTKAHVNKLDSETLSALLDGEQQLAEGKISDQDVATFGRYALIGDAMRAQKNNNDIHIDISDNIALALESEPVYADFTQSTSKQSEQTTVQQDNKVVAFNWRKPVAQLAIAASVAMFAIVGVNTLPQGAGEQESEIPLLQTTPLTGMASPVSYSSEPALENAEQGLRELQQQRIGALVLEHQRQARVAHSLQTAQNGDKAPEEKN; encoded by the coding sequence ATGACAAAAGCACACGTTAACAAGTTGGATAGCGAAACGTTATCAGCATTACTTGACGGCGAACAACAACTTGCAGAGGGTAAAATTTCTGATCAGGATGTTGCAACGTTTGGTCGATATGCGCTAATTGGTGATGCGATGCGTGCTCAAAAAAATAACAACGACATACACATTGATATAAGCGATAACATTGCTTTGGCACTTGAAAGTGAGCCTGTATATGCTGATTTTACTCAATCAACATCTAAACAGAGTGAGCAAACCACTGTACAGCAAGATAACAAAGTGGTTGCTTTTAACTGGCGTAAACCAGTTGCTCAGCTAGCTATTGCCGCAAGTGTTGCGATGTTTGCTATTGTTGGTGTAAATACTTTACCGCAAGGTGCGGGCGAGCAAGAAAGTGAAATACCACTTTTACAAACTACGCCGCTAACAGGTATGGCATCGCCGGTAAGTTATTCATCGGAGCCGGCACTAGAAAATGCAGAACAAGGCTTACGTGAGCTACAACAGCAGCGCATTGGTGCATTAGTTTTAGAGCATCAACGTCAAGCACGTGTTGCACACTCTTTGCAAACAGCGCAAAATGGTGACAAAGCGCCAGAGGAAAAAAACTAA
- the recO gene encoding DNA repair protein RecO: protein MDSDFYTAYLLHRRPYSDSQVMLDMLVEGVGQLRMLARTSGRQATKHKAQLQPFQALLVHYSGKYELKYINKFELHGNPLYLTKDKLYCGFYLNELTNRIVPVNEPLEQVFELYKTHLENLNTDVDLQSVLRSYEFQLLELLGYGVDFSYDASGEPIDEKQTYSYFPELGFLVQQDTRSGFSGAQLQAIANHDFSQSDVLYMAKQLSRYLLKPLLGNKPLKSRELFMASQ from the coding sequence ATGGATAGCGACTTCTACACTGCGTACTTGTTACATCGGCGTCCTTATAGTGACTCCCAAGTAATGCTTGATATGCTGGTAGAAGGCGTTGGCCAGCTTAGAATGCTGGCGCGAACTAGTGGTCGCCAGGCCACTAAACATAAAGCACAACTTCAGCCGTTTCAGGCACTGCTTGTTCATTACAGTGGCAAGTACGAATTAAAATATATTAATAAATTTGAACTACATGGTAATCCTTTATATTTGACCAAGGATAAGCTTTACTGTGGTTTTTATTTAAACGAGCTGACTAATCGTATAGTGCCAGTAAATGAGCCGCTTGAACAAGTATTCGAACTTTACAAAACTCACCTCGAAAACCTCAACACCGATGTTGATTTACAGTCAGTGCTGCGTTCGTACGAGTTTCAACTATTAGAGCTTTTAGGTTATGGCGTTGATTTTAGTTATGATGCCAGTGGTGAGCCAATTGACGAAAAGCAAACGTATAGTTACTTTCCTGAACTGGGTTTTTTAGTGCAGCAAGATACGCGCTCAGGCTTTAGCGGCGCGCAGCTACAAGCTATTGCTAATCATGATTTTAGCCAAAGTGATGTGCTTTATATGGCTAAACAATTAAGCCGTTATTTATTAAAACCTTTACTGGGTAATAAACCATTAAAAAGCCGTGAATTATTTATGGCCTCTCAATAA
- the barA gene encoding two-component sensor histidine kinase BarA: MTKLGLRDSVLTLTLIPTVIIGLLLGGYFTINRYIELDEILYQQGSAISEPLAIALEQPLLEKNKKLLNRLISYTHNKHSPTIKSIAIFDTNNQLIMTSNYHRSFDELIKKEQLEDLHTTKINKTEELITFYTPIFNHSAPTSKWNINQFQTPLGTVILQLNKDQAIIGQQRAVLISGIVILFSLILASILALKLSRMFMNPLNKLVLATDKLVEGKRDTGLNDNMMGEFELLREGLNTIAHTMVMQKDEMQKNIDQATSDYRETLEQYETSNIQLTMAKKEAQDANRVKSDFLAKMSHELRTPLNGVIGFTRQLYKTPLNKHQKDYLDTIELSANSLLTIISDILDFSKLEAGAMELESIQFQLRDSVNEVMTLLAPTAHEKQLELSIYINPQVPDDLTGDPTRLKQVLINLLSNAIKFTEKGSIKVDISYRLLDEERASILVSVTDTGVGIPMDKQDALFTAFGQADSSITRKFGGTGLGLIITKHIVEAMSGRITLNSAPGNGTCFTFNGVFRIPDHTFSSDLPTKSLIGKRILYLEPHEHTHHSVLSVLNEWEAVVTACFNEAAFLDAIKHKVFKYDICIIGDMASVDDMQRLKGYVKTVRESCDYLYLMLNTVSHNMREAFIGSGADACLSKPLNHRKLCEVLAAPYRLDHPTLNIEPSDQTLLPLKVLVVDDNDANLKLICTLLKDQVEQIDTAYNGSQAYSLCKSHKYDVIFMDIQMPIMDGITACKLIKESSLNEDTPIIAVTAHALHSEKEQLLKDGFKGYLTKPIDEDMLSQIICDHSPQSPVSRDKVKSEAPQSPAPFKSNCLDWSLALQRAGGKGELALEMLNMLLQSVPEMLSQLNEAVESNDCEKVLSVVHKFHGACCYTGVPKLKSLAETIETSLKSECVLDNVEPELFELQDELENLMADASVTEQQR; encoded by the coding sequence ATGACCAAATTAGGCTTACGCGATTCTGTTTTAACCTTAACCCTGATCCCAACGGTGATCATTGGTTTACTTCTTGGTGGCTATTTTACAATAAATCGTTACATTGAGCTTGATGAAATTTTATATCAGCAAGGGAGCGCTATTTCTGAGCCATTAGCTATTGCGTTAGAGCAGCCTCTGCTTGAAAAAAACAAAAAGTTACTTAACCGTTTAATTAGCTATACACACAATAAACACTCGCCAACAATTAAATCTATCGCCATTTTTGATACCAATAATCAACTCATCATGACCAGCAATTATCACCGCTCATTTGATGAACTAATAAAAAAAGAACAATTAGAAGACCTTCACACAACAAAAATTAATAAGACCGAAGAATTAATCACTTTTTATACCCCTATATTTAATCATTCAGCCCCTACATCTAAGTGGAATATAAATCAGTTTCAAACTCCCCTTGGCACTGTAATTTTACAACTTAATAAAGACCAAGCCATTATAGGGCAGCAGCGCGCGGTGTTAATTAGCGGCATTGTTATTTTGTTTTCGTTAATTCTTGCATCTATTTTAGCGCTAAAGTTAAGCCGCATGTTTATGAACCCGCTTAATAAGTTAGTACTTGCCACCGATAAACTAGTTGAAGGTAAAAGAGATACGGGCTTAAATGATAATATGATGGGTGAATTTGAGTTGCTCAGAGAAGGGCTTAATACCATTGCTCACACTATGGTGATGCAAAAAGATGAAATGCAAAAAAACATCGATCAGGCCACCAGTGACTACCGGGAAACCTTAGAGCAATACGAAACCTCAAATATTCAATTAACTATGGCCAAAAAAGAGGCGCAAGACGCAAACCGCGTTAAGTCTGACTTTTTAGCAAAAATGAGCCACGAATTACGCACCCCACTTAATGGGGTTATTGGGTTTACACGCCAGCTTTATAAAACGCCACTTAATAAACATCAAAAAGATTACCTTGATACCATAGAGCTTTCTGCAAATAGCCTACTAACAATTATTAGTGACATTTTAGACTTTTCAAAATTAGAAGCTGGGGCTATGGAGCTTGAGTCTATTCAGTTTCAATTACGCGATAGTGTTAACGAGGTAATGACCTTGTTGGCCCCAACAGCGCATGAAAAACAACTTGAGCTGTCTATTTATATCAATCCGCAAGTGCCTGATGATTTAACCGGCGACCCTACTCGCCTCAAACAAGTACTTATAAACCTATTAAGTAATGCAATTAAGTTTACCGAAAAAGGCTCAATTAAAGTTGATATAAGCTACCGCTTATTAGATGAAGAGCGTGCCTCTATTTTGGTTTCAGTGACCGATACTGGCGTGGGTATTCCTATGGATAAACAAGATGCGCTATTTACAGCCTTTGGACAGGCTGACTCATCTATTACACGTAAATTTGGCGGTACGGGCTTAGGTTTAATTATTACCAAGCACATAGTTGAGGCTATGAGTGGGCGAATTACATTAAACTCAGCACCCGGTAATGGCACCTGTTTTACCTTTAATGGCGTGTTTAGAATTCCTGATCATACTTTTAGCAGCGACCTGCCAACTAAGTCGCTCATTGGTAAACGCATATTATATTTAGAACCACACGAGCATACCCACCACTCAGTGCTTTCGGTGCTCAACGAATGGGAAGCGGTTGTAACCGCGTGTTTTAACGAAGCTGCGTTTTTAGATGCCATTAAGCATAAAGTGTTTAAGTACGATATTTGTATTATTGGTGATATGGCATCTGTTGACGATATGCAACGACTAAAAGGCTATGTAAAAACAGTTCGCGAATCATGCGACTATTTATACTTAATGCTTAATACTGTGTCACATAACATGCGTGAAGCCTTTATTGGCAGCGGCGCTGACGCGTGTTTAAGCAAGCCACTTAACCATCGTAAATTATGCGAAGTACTTGCCGCGCCTTATAGGCTTGATCACCCAACTTTAAATATTGAGCCTAGCGATCAAACCTTACTGCCATTAAAGGTACTTGTTGTTGATGACAACGATGCAAATTTAAAACTTATTTGTACATTATTAAAAGATCAGGTCGAGCAAATAGACACAGCATATAATGGCTCACAAGCCTACAGCCTATGTAAGAGCCATAAATACGATGTTATTTTTATGGATATACAAATGCCTATAATGGATGGCATTACCGCCTGTAAACTAATTAAAGAGTCGTCATTAAACGAAGACACTCCTATTATTGCCGTAACCGCCCATGCCTTGCACAGTGAAAAAGAGCAGCTTTTAAAAGATGGCTTTAAAGGGTATTTAACTAAGCCGATTGATGAGGATATGTTAAGCCAAATTATTTGCGACCATAGCCCGCAATCACCCGTAAGCCGCGATAAAGTAAAAAGTGAGGCACCGCAAAGCCCTGCTCCATTTAAAAGTAATTGTTTAGATTGGTCGCTTGCGCTGCAACGTGCCGGTGGCAAAGGCGAGCTTGCGCTTGAGATGCTTAATATGCTGCTTCAAAGCGTGCCGGAAATGCTCTCGCAACTAAATGAAGCCGTTGAAAGTAACGACTGTGAAAAAGTATTAAGTGTTGTCCATAAGTTTCACGGTGCTTGCTGTTATACAGGGGTACCTAAACTTAAATCCCTTGCAGAAACAATCGAAACATCGCTTAAAAGCGAATGTGTGCTTGATAACGTTGAACCTGAGTTATTTGAACTACAAGATGAGCTTGAAAACTTAATGGCTGATGCAAGCGTTACTGAGCAGCAAAGATAA
- the lepB gene encoding signal peptidase I has product MAGYFSVLLVILTLGSGLIWLIDHLMYAPKRQERLALAQTSAGGQLDEDTAALIAPEPVITETAKSIFPMIAAITIFRSFIFEPFQIPSGSMMPTLLVGDFILVQKYSYGVKDPVWRSQLVDVGEPERGDIVVFKYPLDERVDYIKRAIGLPGDKIVYRDKRLYIQPNCKEGESQQGDLLCNEFNKIDFKLINDNEFKQGQMSLARVNEDLTTLKHDILINPRAPERKGRYYQQPGTPSDEWTVPADHYFMMGDNRDNSQDSRFWGFVPKENLVGKAVFIWMSFEFENGPDDILPGWVPTGVRFERLGNIQ; this is encoded by the coding sequence ATGGCTGGTTATTTTTCAGTTTTATTGGTGATATTAACGTTAGGCTCAGGTTTAATATGGTTAATTGACCACCTAATGTATGCGCCAAAAAGGCAAGAACGTTTGGCACTTGCACAGACCTCAGCCGGTGGCCAGCTTGATGAAGATACTGCGGCTTTAATAGCGCCTGAGCCTGTAATTACTGAAACTGCTAAGTCGATTTTTCCGATGATTGCAGCTATTACTATTTTTAGGTCGTTTATTTTTGAACCATTTCAAATACCATCTGGTTCAATGATGCCTACACTGTTAGTGGGTGACTTTATTTTAGTACAAAAGTATTCGTACGGCGTTAAAGACCCTGTATGGCGAAGCCAATTAGTTGATGTAGGTGAGCCAGAGCGTGGTGATATTGTTGTTTTTAAATACCCGCTAGACGAAAGAGTCGATTATATTAAACGTGCTATAGGTTTACCGGGCGATAAAATTGTTTATCGTGATAAGCGTTTGTATATTCAACCTAACTGTAAAGAAGGAGAAAGCCAACAGGGTGATCTTCTTTGTAATGAATTCAATAAAATTGATTTTAAATTAATTAATGATAATGAATTTAAACAAGGCCAAATGTCGCTTGCCCGTGTAAATGAAGATTTAACGACACTAAAGCACGACATTTTAATCAACCCACGCGCCCCTGAGCGAAAAGGGCGTTACTATCAGCAACCAGGTACACCTTCGGATGAATGGACTGTGCCAGCTGATCATTACTTTATGATGGGTGATAACCGCGACAACAGCCAAGATAGTCGCTTTTGGGGCTTTGTACCAAAAGAAAACTTGGTGGGTAAAGCTGTCTTTATATGGATGAGTTTTGAATTTGAAAATGGCCCAGATGATATTTTACCAGGATGGGTTCCAACTGGTGTTCGTTTTGAACGCCTAGGTAATATTCAGTAA
- a CDS encoding SoxR reducing system RseC family protein: protein MIEQTLTVVALDGATAHLEAQQKKACEGCNGRCGSQVFAKLFGSDKKTFPYQFDKPVEVGQKVTLSLDDSHLVKHAFAVYMLPLFLGLMFAFIGAELLLLSQGWQIIFAAFGGVAGYFLAKSKVKTLQHDIKVIKIHPISLPLTQIDGD from the coding sequence ATGATTGAACAAACACTTACAGTGGTTGCCCTTGATGGAGCCACTGCCCACTTAGAAGCCCAGCAGAAAAAAGCCTGTGAAGGTTGCAATGGTCGCTGCGGCTCGCAGGTTTTTGCCAAACTTTTTGGCAGTGACAAAAAAACCTTTCCATATCAATTTGATAAGCCCGTTGAAGTAGGGCAAAAAGTGACACTTTCATTAGATGACTCTCATTTGGTTAAACATGCCTTTGCGGTGTACATGCTGCCGTTATTTTTGGGTTTGATGTTTGCGTTTATAGGTGCTGAATTACTACTTTTATCGCAGGGTTGGCAGATAATATTCGCCGCTTTTGGTGGTGTAGCTGGCTATTTTTTAGCTAAAAGCAAGGTGAAAACATTACAGCACGATATAAAAGTGATAAAAATTCATCCAATTAGCCTTCCTTTAACGCAAATAGATGGTGATTAA
- the pdxJ gene encoding pyridoxine 5'-phosphate synthase has product MKDILLGVNVDHIATLRQARGTTYPDPAHAASVAEHAGADGITIHLREDRRHIQDRDVYVMAKTIQTRMNLETAVTDEMISIALEVKPEYVCLVPEKREELTTEGGLDVAGNIEKIKAATKTLTDAGIKVSLFIDADKTQLDAAKECGAPYVEIHTGAYADATNDDELSKELEHIREGVKYAASLCLIVNAGHGLHYHNVKPIAAMPEIYELNIGHAIIARAAIDGLDKAVRDMKRLMIEARI; this is encoded by the coding sequence ATGAAAGACATTCTTTTAGGCGTAAACGTTGATCATATTGCAACGCTTCGCCAAGCACGTGGTACAACTTACCCAGATCCAGCCCATGCAGCCAGCGTTGCTGAACATGCTGGCGCCGACGGTATCACAATTCATTTACGTGAAGACAGACGCCATATTCAAGACCGCGACGTTTATGTTATGGCTAAAACGATTCAAACTCGTATGAATCTTGAAACCGCTGTTACCGATGAAATGATAAGCATAGCGCTAGAGGTAAAACCAGAATACGTATGCTTAGTGCCTGAAAAACGTGAAGAGCTCACAACCGAAGGCGGCCTAGATGTAGCCGGTAATATTGAAAAAATTAAAGCCGCGACTAAAACGCTTACTGATGCAGGTATTAAAGTATCACTATTTATAGATGCCGATAAAACTCAGCTAGATGCAGCGAAAGAATGTGGTGCACCCTATGTAGAAATTCATACCGGTGCGTATGCTGATGCAACCAACGATGATGAGCTGAGCAAAGAACTTGAACACATTCGCGAAGGTGTTAAATACGCTGCAAGCTTATGCCTTATTGTGAATGCAGGGCACGGGCTTCACTATCATAATGTGAAACCAATAGCGGCTATGCCGGAAATTTACGAGCTAAATATTGGCCATGCTATAATTGCACGCGCTGCTATAGATGGGCTTGATAAGGCCGTACGCGATATGAAGCGGTTAATGATTGAAGCAAGAATCTAG
- a CDS encoding MucB/RseB C-terminal domain-containing protein — protein MKVITFVLSLVLSVNAFADDTNPAKDLLLKMANAVHTRNFDASFVVVKGKAMEPYRWVHAKKGETELEHLSLLNGAGLEMVRINDQVTYFEPQSQPYSINTDSIAGPIPEVLFKDIEALSAHYDFVLGGKGRIAGRAAQLVRIESKDEYKYNYWIWLDTESSLLLKAAYVNHEGEALEQLQLTHISVTEQPAPMILEVLNRNFPTPLPGNALDGEEKIATNWTIGWLPKGFKLLKSDRHKLDLNNELTDYYLYSDGFVEISVFVQRPLPGRRLSGSLTSGATTIYVHNGGNFDVSVVGNVPSQTAKAIAESVTRAL, from the coding sequence ATGAAAGTAATCACTTTTGTTCTGTCGTTAGTACTAAGCGTTAATGCTTTTGCTGACGACACAAACCCCGCCAAAGATTTACTACTTAAAATGGCGAATGCAGTGCATACCCGAAACTTTGACGCCTCTTTTGTGGTGGTTAAAGGCAAAGCCATGGAACCCTACCGTTGGGTGCATGCAAAGAAAGGTGAAACAGAGTTAGAGCATTTAAGTTTACTTAATGGTGCCGGCTTAGAAATGGTTAGAATTAACGACCAAGTCACCTACTTTGAGCCACAATCTCAACCTTATTCTATTAATACCGATTCAATTGCAGGGCCAATCCCTGAGGTGCTATTTAAAGATATAGAAGCTTTAAGTGCCCATTATGATTTTGTTTTAGGCGGAAAAGGGCGTATAGCAGGGCGTGCTGCACAGTTAGTTCGAATAGAATCAAAAGATGAATACAAATATAACTATTGGATTTGGCTTGATACCGAATCATCACTTCTACTAAAAGCGGCTTATGTTAATCATGAAGGCGAAGCGCTAGAGCAACTGCAGTTAACGCACATTAGCGTAACAGAGCAACCCGCGCCTATGATTTTAGAAGTGCTTAATCGTAACTTCCCAACTCCACTTCCTGGCAACGCACTAGATGGCGAAGAAAAAATTGCCACTAATTGGACGATAGGTTGGTTACCTAAAGGCTTTAAATTACTTAAATCAGACCGCCATAAACTTGATTTAAACAACGAACTTACCGACTATTATTTATACTCAGACGGCTTTGTTGAAATATCAGTTTTTGTGCAGCGCCCATTACCAGGCAGACGCTTGAGCGGGTCATTAACTTCTGGTGCAACGACAATTTATGTGCATAATGGCGGAAACTTTGATGTATCCGTTGTTGGTAATGTGCCAAGCCAAACCGCTAAGGCGATTGCAGAGTCGGTCACTCGCGCATTATAA
- the era gene encoding GTPase Era — protein sequence MNLDTLIQPHEGEIDTFCGMVAIVGRPNVGKSTLLNEIIEQKVSITSRKPQTTRHRIMGIHTEGQHQAVYIDTPGLHVEEKRAINRLMNRAASSSIGDVELIIFVVEGTHWNADDEMVLNKVSQSGKPVLLVINKIDQVKDRDLVLPHMKMLGDKFDFIGIMPVSATQGKNVDLIKAEVTKRLPPCEFYFPDDYVTDRSMRFMAAEVIREKLMRFMGEELPYSVTVEIEQFKWQENGVWHINGLILVERETQKRMVIGNKGEKLKVIGREARKDLEEMLDNKVFLELWVKVKSGWADDERALRSLGYGED from the coding sequence ATGAATCTTGATACCTTAATACAGCCTCATGAAGGCGAAATTGATACATTTTGTGGCATGGTTGCCATTGTTGGTCGCCCTAATGTAGGTAAATCAACTTTGCTTAATGAAATTATTGAGCAAAAAGTGAGTATTACTTCTCGTAAGCCACAAACAACTCGCCACCGTATTATGGGTATTCATACCGAAGGACAGCACCAAGCTGTTTATATAGATACACCAGGCCTACACGTTGAAGAAAAACGTGCCATTAACCGTTTAATGAACCGTGCAGCGTCTAGTTCAATAGGTGATGTTGAGCTTATTATTTTTGTTGTAGAAGGCACTCACTGGAATGCCGATGACGAAATGGTACTAAACAAAGTATCGCAAAGTGGTAAGCCTGTTTTACTTGTTATTAATAAAATTGACCAAGTAAAAGATAGAGACCTCGTACTACCGCACATGAAAATGCTTGGCGATAAGTTTGATTTTATTGGCATTATGCCGGTTTCGGCAACCCAAGGTAAAAATGTTGATTTAATTAAAGCAGAAGTAACCAAACGTTTACCGCCGTGCGAGTTTTATTTTCCTGATGACTATGTAACCGACCGCTCAATGCGTTTTATGGCGGCAGAAGTAATCCGTGAAAAGCTAATGCGTTTTATGGGTGAAGAACTACCGTACTCAGTAACTGTAGAAATAGAGCAGTTTAAATGGCAAGAAAACGGGGTATGGCATATCAATGGTTTAATTCTTGTTGAGCGTGAAACGCAAAAACGCATGGTAATTGGTAATAAAGGTGAAAAGCTTAAAGTTATCGGCCGTGAAGCGCGTAAAGACCTTGAAGAAATGCTCGATAATAAGGTGTTTTTAGAGTTGTGGGTTAAAGTTAAGTCGGGTTGGGCAGATGATGAACGTGCCCTAAGAAGCTTAGGTTATGGCGAAGATTAA